The Abyssicoccus albus genome includes a region encoding these proteins:
- the rlmH gene encoding 23S rRNA (pseudouridine(1915)-N(3))-methyltransferase RlmH has protein sequence MNITILTVGKIKEKFFRQAIDEYAKRLSGYAKVEQIEVKDEKEPNNASPKDLELIKEKEGQAILAKIKAQQYVITLEVNGEALTSVGLSQKIETLMNRGSSDIVFVIGGSNGLGQAVKQRSNYELSFSNMTYPHQLMKVILLEQIYRAFKIMKGESYHK, from the coding sequence GTGAATATTACAATACTGACAGTAGGGAAAATTAAAGAAAAATTTTTTAGACAAGCCATTGATGAATATGCGAAGCGGTTATCAGGGTATGCGAAAGTAGAACAAATTGAAGTGAAAGATGAGAAAGAACCGAATAACGCCAGTCCGAAAGACCTAGAGTTGATTAAAGAAAAAGAAGGCCAAGCGATCTTAGCTAAAATTAAAGCACAGCAATATGTCATCACGTTAGAAGTGAACGGTGAAGCATTGACGAGTGTTGGACTGAGTCAAAAGATCGAGACATTAATGAACAGAGGCTCTAGCGATATCGTATTCGTCATCGGCGGCAGTAACGGCCTAGGCCAAGCCGTCAAACAACGCAGCAACTACGAACTCAGCTTCAGCAACATGACCTATCCACATCAACTGATGAAAGTCATCTTATTAGAACAAATTTACCGAGCGTTTAAGATTATGAAGGGGGA
- a CDS encoding MBL fold metallo-hydrolase, which produces MRMSVLASGSTGNATYIEHDQQSILIDVGLSGKKLEGLMQQINRKIQDVNAILITHEHVDHIKGLGVIARKYHIPIYANEQTWQQIELKDQRIPNELKYLFNPYEHQTIANIDIESYNVSHDAIDPQFYVFHKDGKKFSMITDTGYVSDRMKGYIERSDCYIFESNHDVNMLRTSHYPWKTQQRILSDLGHISNIDAGHAIADVIGEQTKRIYLSHLSQDNNMQQLAYDSVSEILEQRDVDTNIVELKHTYKDKSTMLYEI; this is translated from the coding sequence ATGCGCATGAGCGTTTTGGCCAGTGGAAGTACAGGGAATGCTACATATATCGAACATGATCAACAAAGCATTCTAATAGATGTTGGATTAAGTGGCAAAAAATTAGAAGGACTTATGCAACAAATTAATCGTAAAATACAAGATGTTAATGCAATTCTCATCACCCATGAACACGTCGATCATATTAAAGGACTCGGTGTCATCGCAAGAAAGTATCATATTCCAATCTATGCAAATGAACAAACATGGCAACAGATTGAATTAAAAGATCAAAGAATTCCAAATGAGTTAAAGTATCTTTTTAATCCATATGAACATCAAACGATTGCAAACATTGATATTGAGAGCTATAACGTTAGTCATGATGCTATTGATCCACAATTTTACGTATTTCATAAGGACGGTAAGAAGTTTTCAATGATCACAGATACAGGATATGTATCTGATCGAATGAAAGGATATATAGAGCGAAGTGATTGCTATATCTTTGAATCGAATCATGATGTGAATATGCTGAGAACAAGTCATTATCCATGGAAGACACAACAACGTATTTTAAGCGATCTTGGACATATATCGAACATTGACGCAGGACATGCAATAGCAGATGTTATCGGCGAACAGACGAAGCGGATATATTTAAGTCACTTGAGTCAAGATAATAATATGCAACAACTCGCATATGATAGCGTCAGTGAAATTTTAGAACAACGAGATGTCGATACAAATATTGTTGAACTAAAGCATACGTATAAAGATAAATCCACAATGTTATATGAAATATAA
- a CDS encoding two-component system regulatory protein YycI yields MDWKLTKSLFIAVFLIMNIILLYIYYDKTTESTYTPYSPDEQIDLSDANVEVPTYKTIEERYNNITAFFYSFTKDDIESIKHAKDIKRKDHKIEVTLKNPLPIGNDYKTLSTFVEEEILYGEEYHLAILDEHGETIEYGQIYDDYPIYDNDQGEIVFKIKDNKVISYTQTRFNPFESGEEDSGSNIISAKKVIESLYEKQKIKNGDRVGNLKFGFKQYITDSKGQILSPSWKVTIERDEEVFIYYVDAIHSELKILDEQQQQKE; encoded by the coding sequence ATGGATTGGAAGTTAACAAAGTCATTATTTATTGCTGTGTTTTTAATCATGAATATTATATTGCTATATATATATTATGATAAGACTACAGAGAGCACATACACTCCATATTCACCGGATGAACAAATCGACTTATCTGATGCAAACGTTGAAGTTCCGACGTATAAAACAATTGAAGAACGCTATAATAACATCACGGCGTTCTTCTATTCTTTTACGAAAGATGATATAGAGTCTATAAAGCACGCAAAAGATATAAAAAGAAAAGATCATAAAATCGAAGTTACACTAAAAAATCCATTACCTATTGGTAATGATTACAAAACATTAAGTACATTCGTAGAAGAAGAGATTTTATATGGTGAGGAATATCATTTAGCAATACTTGATGAACATGGTGAAACAATTGAATATGGTCAAATCTATGATGATTATCCTATATACGATAATGACCAAGGAGAAATAGTATTCAAAATAAAAGATAATAAAGTGATCAGTTATACACAAACACGATTTAACCCATTTGAATCAGGTGAAGAGGATAGTGGTTCTAATATTATTTCTGCCAAAAAAGTGATCGAGTCACTCTATGAAAAACAAAAGATAAAAAATGGTGATAGAGTTGGGAATCTTAAATTTGGTTTTAAACAGTATATAACAGATTCAAAAGGTCAGATTCTCTCACCGAGTTGGAAAGTAACAATTGAACGAGATGAGGAAGTATTCATATATTATGTTGACGCAATACATTCTGAACTGAAAATATTAGATGAACAACAGCAGCAAAAGGAGTAA
- a CDS encoding YycH family regulatory protein: MQTSPLEILKIIILTVLVISSMYLTFLIWSFKPEFKPIETEIHSGFVLDGDHKKPTIRQLTLPYQMIEISPTNSKGTTKKKSLQNTLNTLNQSKEIQHKEFNGNANVALHSLDSSGAVDNYIYDFLGEISIQTFLNAYNIEIEAPVNEVFDRLIVNTNANHLYLYFMNQERDYIYMLEIDQSSKTFKNNVSKEALKNYSAIITNEFSINNKTALYAPTEVSTEGRFKYITEVINVNQLNNVVFMGDVGLSKVRDGDVIKYHNAEGIAQMNQDTMYYQYTHFKGEIDESMSPQEAFNRANDYLTSHNGYSQLSRYTGYDEDTKEVQFRSFVKGLPIFNMNNISRMDLTFGKDDILSYSRGLITLGATVPSKSDPVDLINLEELRHELAKSKSIELTKVEKIVIGYNITYNKGVNTVEFEPNWFILYEGEWKQYDAQGGIK, encoded by the coding sequence ATGCAAACTAGTCCTCTTGAAATTCTCAAAATAATCATTTTAACTGTATTAGTTATTTCTAGTATGTATTTAACGTTCTTAATATGGAGTTTTAAACCAGAATTCAAACCTATTGAAACCGAAATCCATTCAGGTTTTGTACTCGATGGAGATCATAAAAAGCCGACGATTCGACAACTCACATTACCGTACCAAATGATAGAAATATCTCCGACCAATAGTAAAGGTACGACGAAGAAGAAATCATTACAAAATACTTTAAACACTTTGAATCAATCTAAAGAAATACAGCATAAAGAATTTAACGGAAATGCAAATGTTGCTCTACACTCTTTAGATTCAAGTGGTGCGGTAGATAATTATATTTATGATTTTTTAGGAGAAATCAGTATTCAAACGTTTTTGAACGCATACAATATTGAAATTGAAGCACCAGTGAATGAAGTCTTTGATCGTTTAATTGTGAATACGAATGCCAATCATTTATATTTATACTTTATGAATCAAGAGAGAGACTACATTTATATGTTAGAAATTGATCAGTCTAGTAAGACATTTAAGAATAATGTTTCAAAAGAAGCGCTTAAAAACTATAGTGCGATTATTACGAATGAGTTTTCAATTAATAACAAAACAGCGCTGTACGCACCAACAGAAGTTTCAACAGAAGGTCGATTTAAATATATTACAGAGGTCATCAATGTTAATCAATTGAATAATGTAGTATTTATGGGAGATGTCGGTTTATCTAAAGTAAGAGATGGAGATGTAATTAAATATCATAACGCAGAAGGTATTGCTCAAATGAATCAAGATACGATGTATTATCAATATACACATTTTAAGGGTGAAATTGATGAGTCAATGTCACCTCAAGAAGCGTTTAACCGAGCAAATGACTATTTAACAAGCCATAATGGTTATAGTCAACTGAGTCGATATACAGGATATGATGAAGATACAAAAGAGGTTCAGTTTAGATCTTTTGTAAAAGGTTTACCTATATTTAACATGAATAATATCTCTAGAATGGATTTAACATTTGGTAAGGATGATATATTGTCATACTCACGTGGACTAATCACACTTGGCGCAACAGTGCCAAGTAAATCTGATCCAGTAGATTTAATTAATCTTGAGGAATTAAGACATGAACTGGCCAAAAGTAAATCTATCGAGTTGACTAAAGTTGAGAAGATCGTCATCGGCTACAATATCACATACAATAAAGGCGTCAACACGGTTGAATTCGAGCCGAATTGGTTTATTCTATATGAAGGTGAATGGAAGCAATATGACGCACAAGGAGGCATAAAATAA
- the walK gene encoding cell wall metabolism sensor histidine kinase WalK, producing the protein MKLFKVLQSLHLKLVIVNVLLIVVGMQIIGLFFTNSLEQDLTSKFKESIDAQVQMESMQIKEVYKKNPDNQTKIKDEIQSLMADFREREEIEEIRFINENRIMLATSKVNNEPNIGRRVTDDSIDEALSTGESYRHVLMNEESNERIYVQAEPVKVGQEIVGVIYVVSNIETVYAQLNQINNTFIIGTAISLLITIILGTFIARTITKPISDMRNQALEMSKGNYTQRVKINSSDEIGELALSFNNLSKRVQEAQANTESEKRRLDSVITHMSDGIIATDRRGRIRIINDKALNMLRVDKDNIVGQHVLTVLNMESEVNLQDIKNETETIVTQFNHIDETIYVRINFTTIIQETGYINGYIAVLHDITEQQLTENERREFVANVSHELRTPLTSMRSYIEALEEGACKDSNIAPNFLSVTRNETDRMIRLVNDLLQLSNMDRKDEVLNREIIDFNLFISQIIERFEMSYKEVDFVKDLANDSIFVEIDPDKMTQVFDNIISNAIKYSQKEQKRVEFHVKQNVFFNRMTISIKDNGLGIPKGKVDKIFDRFYRVDKARTRQMGGTGLGLAISKDIVEAHDGKIWATSCEGHGTTIYVTLPCELLEAGEWDAN; encoded by the coding sequence ATGAAGCTTTTCAAAGTATTGCAATCGCTTCATTTAAAATTGGTCATTGTCAACGTCTTGTTAATCGTTGTAGGGATGCAAATCATTGGTCTGTTCTTTACGAATAGTTTGGAACAAGATTTGACTTCAAAGTTTAAAGAAAGCATCGATGCCCAAGTTCAAATGGAGTCGATGCAAATAAAGGAAGTCTATAAGAAAAATCCAGACAATCAAACAAAAATCAAAGACGAAATACAAAGTTTAATGGCTGATTTTAGAGAACGTGAAGAAATTGAAGAGATACGATTCATCAATGAGAATCGTATCATGTTAGCAACATCAAAGGTAAACAATGAACCGAACATCGGACGTCGGGTGACAGATGATTCGATTGATGAAGCACTATCGACAGGGGAATCATATCGACACGTCTTAATGAATGAAGAGTCTAACGAACGGATATACGTTCAAGCAGAACCTGTCAAAGTAGGTCAAGAAATCGTTGGTGTAATCTATGTTGTCTCAAATATAGAGACAGTCTATGCACAGTTAAACCAAATTAATAATACATTCATCATCGGAACTGCGATTTCATTATTAATTACAATTATACTGGGTACATTTATCGCACGAACAATAACTAAACCGATCTCTGATATGAGAAATCAAGCATTAGAAATGTCTAAAGGTAACTATACACAACGTGTTAAGATTAACAGTAGTGATGAAATTGGTGAACTTGCTTTATCGTTTAATAACTTGAGTAAAAGAGTTCAAGAAGCACAAGCAAATACTGAGAGTGAAAAGCGTCGATTAGATAGTGTTATTACTCACATGTCAGATGGAATCATCGCAACAGACAGACGAGGTAGAATTCGTATTATTAATGATAAAGCACTGAATATGTTGAGAGTGGATAAAGACAATATTGTTGGACAACATGTTTTAACGGTATTGAATATGGAATCAGAAGTGAATCTTCAAGATATTAAGAATGAGACAGAGACCATCGTTACACAATTTAATCATATTGATGAAACAATTTATGTAAGAATCAACTTCACAACGATTATTCAAGAGACTGGCTATATAAATGGTTACATCGCCGTACTCCATGACATTACAGAACAACAATTAACAGAGAATGAACGACGTGAATTTGTGGCTAACGTAAGCCATGAATTAAGAACACCTTTAACATCGATGAGAAGCTACATTGAAGCGTTGGAAGAAGGGGCGTGCAAAGACTCTAATATTGCACCGAACTTCTTAAGTGTAACAAGAAATGAAACAGATCGAATGATAAGGCTTGTGAATGATTTACTACAGTTATCAAATATGGATCGTAAAGATGAAGTATTGAATAGAGAAATTATTGACTTTAACTTGTTTATTTCACAAATTATCGAACGTTTCGAGATGAGTTATAAAGAGGTGGACTTTGTTAAAGATTTGGCCAATGATAGTATCTTTGTAGAAATTGATCCAGACAAAATGACACAAGTGTTTGACAATATTATTTCAAATGCTATCAAATATTCACAGAAAGAACAAAAACGTGTCGAGTTCCACGTGAAACAAAATGTATTTTTCAATCGAATGACGATATCTATTAAAGATAATGGCCTTGGGATTCCGAAAGGTAAAGTCGATAAAATCTTTGATCGATTTTATCGTGTAGATAAGGCGAGAACTCGTCAAATGGGCGGTACTGGATTAGGCCTCGCAATCAGTAAAGATATTGTTGAAGCGCATGACGGTAAAATATGGGCAACATCTTGTGAAGGGCATGGCACAACAATTTATGTGACATTACCTTGTGAGCTATTAGAAGCAGGTGAATGGGATGCAAACTAG
- the yycF gene encoding response regulator YycF yields MAKSIVVVDDEKPIADILEFNLTKEGYDVHVAYNGQDAVDMIYNVEPDIVLLDIMLPGMDGMEVCREVRKKYNMPIIMLTAKDSEIDKVLGLELGADDYVTKPFSTRELIARVKANLRRHYAKPQDADENESNEINIHEITVLPDAYTIQKRGETIDLTHREFELFHHLAKNPNQVMSRENLLETVWGYDYFGDVRTVDVTIRRLREKIEDDPSHPEYIVTRRSVGYFLQDQAQKEE; encoded by the coding sequence ATGGCGAAGTCTATCGTAGTAGTTGATGATGAAAAACCGATTGCTGATATTCTGGAGTTTAATTTAACAAAAGAAGGTTACGATGTTCATGTAGCATACAATGGGCAAGATGCTGTGGATATGATCTATAATGTTGAACCGGATATCGTATTATTAGACATTATGTTACCAGGTATGGACGGTATGGAAGTCTGTCGTGAAGTACGAAAAAAATACAATATGCCAATCATTATGTTGACAGCTAAAGACTCAGAGATTGATAAAGTATTAGGTCTTGAACTTGGTGCAGATGATTATGTCACTAAACCGTTCTCTACTCGTGAGCTCATCGCAAGGGTTAAAGCGAATTTACGTCGTCATTATGCTAAGCCACAAGATGCAGATGAAAATGAATCGAATGAAATTAATATACATGAAATTACTGTTTTACCAGATGCTTATACAATTCAAAAGCGCGGAGAAACGATTGATTTGACACATCGTGAGTTCGAACTATTCCATCATTTGGCGAAGAATCCGAATCAAGTAATGAGTCGTGAGAATTTACTTGAAACGGTATGGGGTTATGATTATTTCGGAGATGTGAGAACGGTTGATGTAACAATTAGAAGATTACGTGAAAAAATCGAAGATGACCCATCACACCCTGAATATATCGTAACAAGAAGAAGTGTCGGATATTTCCTTCAAGACCAAGCCCAAAAAGAAGAATAG
- a CDS encoding YitT family protein, with protein sequence MKKIHRKMPLKEKLKRFFFITLGAILMAVALELFLVPNNVLDGGIVGISIITSHLTKIKLGLIIFLLNIPFFFLGYKQIGRTFALSTLYGITILSISTALLNPIEPFVSEVFLATIFGGVILGIGVGLVIRYGGSLDGTEILAILLNKKSPFSVGEIVMLFNLFIFIAAGFVFTWESALYSMISYFIAYKSIDIVVQGLDESKSVWIISDEYEEIGDTINDRLGRGVTYLSGEGAYTGDDKKVVFCVITRLEEAKLKDIVLEIDPSCFIALGNITEVRGGRFKKRDIH encoded by the coding sequence ATGAAAAAAATACATCGCAAAATGCCGCTTAAAGAGAAACTTAAGCGATTCTTCTTTATTACCCTTGGTGCCATTTTAATGGCTGTCGCCCTTGAGTTATTTCTCGTTCCAAATAATGTATTAGATGGTGGGATTGTAGGCATCTCAATCATTACAAGTCACTTAACAAAAATAAAATTAGGGCTTATTATCTTCCTACTAAATATTCCATTCTTCTTTTTAGGCTACAAACAGATTGGTCGAACGTTTGCACTATCAACATTATACGGTATTACAATCTTATCGATTTCAACTGCCTTATTAAACCCGATCGAGCCATTTGTTAGTGAAGTCTTTTTGGCTACAATATTTGGAGGTGTGATTCTAGGCATAGGTGTAGGACTTGTCATTAGATATGGAGGGTCACTTGATGGTACGGAAATATTAGCGATTTTATTAAACAAAAAATCACCATTCTCTGTTGGTGAAATTGTAATGCTCTTTAATTTATTTATCTTCATTGCTGCTGGATTTGTATTTACATGGGAATCAGCACTTTATTCAATGATTTCATACTTTATTGCGTATAAGTCTATAGATATCGTCGTACAAGGGCTTGATGAATCGAAGAGCGTTTGGATTATTAGTGATGAGTACGAAGAAATTGGTGATACAATTAATGATCGTTTGGGTCGTGGTGTAACCTACTTGAGTGGGGAAGGCGCATATACCGGTGATGACAAGAAAGTAGTGTTCTGTGTCATTACTCGATTAGAAGAAGCAAAGCTTAAAGATATCGTCCTTGAAATAGATCCTTCATGTTTTATCGCACTTGGCAACATTACAGAAGTAAGAGGAGGACGTTTTAAGAAGAGGGATATCCATTAA